Proteins from a genomic interval of Musa acuminata AAA Group cultivar baxijiao chromosome BXJ1-9, Cavendish_Baxijiao_AAA, whole genome shotgun sequence:
- the LOC103999315 gene encoding U-box domain-containing protein 17, with translation MCSPMVFVAARRLRYPLSGAFFAPGDLTDAALVRAIAVLSSDAAAARSFVPFQRRNATSLVRRLRVLAAFLESLEESSYPHPPRLPPSAAFCLGELYIFVYRAKLLLEYCSESSRLWLLLRNPQVSSNFHDLARELATLLDVLPLDDLCLAEDVREQVELLRRQCRRSNLFVDPHDEKLRRKIHSFLARFDDGEAPDPADLRSTYVDGLGIGNASACCAEIELLEEQISNQEEDMDLSVVIGVVALTRYCRFLLFGFQEMEVESSCGDQKKASRKRSSSQGSSDLSLTIPKDLCCPISLDLMKDPVVVSTGQTYDRASITHWIVEGHRTCPNSGQTLASGGLVPNRALRSLICRWCAAHGIQIEAPDGAEVSAESLAAACTSKAAIEADKATARILVRQLSAGSQESKAVAARELRLLARTGKENRLFIAEAGAIPLLCRLFQSSNPIAQENAVTSILNISIHDGNKRRIMEEEGCLRLTVHVLMHGLTAEARENAAATLFSLSAVHDFKKKIVDQQGAVAALANLLMQGSTRGKRDAVMALFNLSTHPECWCRMLDLGAVLALVGALRDESVAEEAAAALQLLVRQPIVAEAVGSEDAAITNLVGLMTRGTPKGKENAVAALQELCRRGGLPVTRRVARMPALGGLIQAILFTGTKRARRKAALLVRMCRRCESPAVMTCESSRGSSFGSGDASLVSVSMAVQVPVL, from the coding sequence CTTGGAGTCCCTCGAGGAGTCCTCCTACCCCCACCCACCCCGGCTTCCCCCCTCGGCGGCGTTCTGCCTTGGGGAGCTCTACATCTTCGTCTATAGGGCCAAGCTCCTCCTCGAGTACTGCTCCGAGTCGAGCCGGCTCTGGCTTCTGTTGAGGAACCCCCAGGTGTCCAGCAACTTCCACGACCTCGCTCGGGAGCTGGCCACGCTGCTCGACGTCCTCCCCCTCGATGACCTCTGCCTCGCCGAGGACGTCCGCGAGCAGGTAGAGCTCCTCCGGCGGCAGTGTAGGCGATCCAACCTCTTCGTCGACCCCCACGACGAAAAACTCCGACGCAAAATCCATTCTTTCTTGGCCCGGTTCGATGACGGTGAGGCGCCGGATCCGGCGGACCTTCGGAGCACGTACGTCGACGGTCTGGGGATAGGGAACGCCAGTGCTTGCTGTGCGGAGATCGAGTTACTGGAAGAACAGATCTCTAATCAGGAGGAGGACATGGACCTATCCGTCGTCATCGGAGTCGTCGCGCTCACCCGGTACTGTAGATTCTTGCTGTTTGGGTTCCAGGAAATGGAGGTCGAGAGTTCTTGCGGCGATCAAAAGAAGGCATCGAGGAAGCGATCTTCGAGTCAGGGCAGCAGCGATTTATCCTTGACGATCCCCAAGGACTTGTGCTGCCCGATTTCGCTGGACCTGATGAAAGATCCTGTGGTCGTCTCCACTGGCCAGACCTACGATCGCGCCTCCATCACCCATTGGATCGTTGAAGGCCATCGCACTTGCCCAAATTCCGGCCAGACTCTCGCGAGTGGCGGCCTCGTGCCTAACAGAGCACTCAGGAGCTTGATCTGTCGATGGTGCGCCGCCCACGGGATCCAAATCGAAGCTCCTGATGGAGCTGAAGTTTCTGCTGAGAGCCTCGCGGCAGCATGCACCAGCAAGGCCGCAATCGAAGCAGACAAAGCTACGGCAAGAATTCTAGTACGGCAGCTATCAGCTGGTTCACAGGAGTCGAAGGCCGTCGCTGCCCGCGAACTCCGGTTGCTGGCGAGGACCGGGAAGGAGAACAGGTTATTCATTGCGGAGGCAGGGGCAATCCCCCTGCTCTGCAGGCTCTTCCAGTCATCGAATCCGATCGCTCAAGAAAACGCGGTGACCTCAATACTGAACATATCCATTCACGACGGTAACAAGAGAAGGATCATGGAAGAAGAAGGGTGTTTGAGACTGACCGTTCACGTCTTGATGCATGGGTTGACTGCAGAGGCGAGGGAGAACGCGGCAGCCACCCTGTTCAGCCTGTCGGCAGTTCACGACTTCAAGAAAAAGATCGTGGACCAGCAGGGTGCAGTGGCGGCATTGGCCAATCTGCTGATGCAGGGAAGCACGCGAGGGAAGAGAGACGCAGTGATGGCGTTGTTCAATCTGTCGACGCATCCGGAGTGCTGGTGTCGGATGTTGGACCTGGGGGCAGTGCTCGCATTGGTTGGAGCACTGAGAGATGAGAGCGTCgccgaagaggctgcggctgctcTCCAATTGCTCGTGAGGCAGCCCATCGTGGCTGAGGCAGTCGGGAGCGAGGACGCTGCGATCACGAATCTTGTGGGACTGATGACGAGGGGAACTCCAAAGGGGAAGGAGAATGCGGTCGCGGCgttgcaggagttgtgccggcgcGGTGGTTTACCAGTTACCCGGAGAGTAGCGAGGATGCCGGCGTTGGGTGGGCTGATACAGGCCATCTTGTTCACAGGGACAAAGCGAGCGAGAAGGAAGGCTGCGTTACTCGTTAGGATGTGCCGGAGATGCGAGTCACCAGCGGTCATGACATGCGAATCATCGAGGGGTTCAAGCTTCGGAAGCGGGGATGCATCTCTGGTTTCTGTGTCCATGGCCGTACAAGTGCCTGTTCTATAG